The Chloroflexota bacterium DNA window TTCCTGAATCGTATAGACGGCATCGTCCGGTTCGATATGCTGACTCGGGAGAACATCAAGAGCATCGTCGGCATCCAGATCGGCCTTGTGAATAAGCGCATGGCAGGCGGCAGCATCCGCTTGGAGGTCGCCGAGCCGGTGAAGGACTACCTCGCCCACGAAGGCTTCGATCAGCTCCAAGGCGCTCGCCCACTCAAGCGCCTCATCCAGTCCCAGATCATGGAGCCCCTTGCTCTCCACGTCCTCCGCGGCGATTTCAAGGAGGGCGATGTCGTCACCCTCGCCCTCGGCAAAGAGAAGAAGATTCTCTTCAAGCGCCGCGCCCCCTAACCCTTGCCGATACACTTGCAAAGGGTGCTATCCTCTGCCCGGAGGCGCCTATGTACACCGGCAAGCTCATCTCGTCTGATGACCACATCTTCGAACCGCGCGATCTCTGGACCAGCCGCGCCCCCCGAGCCCAGTGGGCCGATATGCCCCATGTGGTCCAGGAGCCCGATGGCGATTGGTGGGTCTGGAAGGGCCACAAGATGCTCAGCTTTGGCCCAGGCACGCAACCGGGGCGGCGTTTCGAGAATCGGGACCATGTGAAGCTTGTTGACAGAGAGGAGCGTCTCCTCCCCGGCGGCTATGACCCGCAGCAGCGCATCAAGGACATGGAGATCGAACAGATGGAGGCGGGCATCATGTACACCACCGTTGCCATTGCTCTCTACCACTTCGCCTCCAGCGACGAGCTCACCGCCCTCCTCAGGCCCTACAACGATTGGCTAGCCGATTTCTGCGCCGTCTCCCCCAAAAAGCTCCGGGGCATCTGCCTCCTGAACTCTGATGACGTGCCCTCAGCCGTTAAGGAGATGGAGCGCTGCAAGAAATTAGGCCACGTCGGCGCCCTCATCGCCACCTGGCCCGATGATGCGCACCGCTTCTTCCGTCCTGAATACGATGCCTTGTGGGGTGCCGCTCAGGACCTGCAGATGCCCCTGCATATGCACCTAGGCGGCAATCGGCCAGGGGCGGGCAATGAGCTCCAAACACTGAAAATCCTCACCCCGGCCTTCCGCACGAACTTCGACTATTGGGTGCGTATGTCCCTGGCCGATATGACCTACGCAGGCGTCTTCGAGCGCTTCCCAAAGTTGATGGTCGGCTCGGTCGAGCAGGAGATGGCCTGGATTCCTCATTTCTTGGAGCGCATGGACTTCGCCTACACCCAGCGCTCACCAAATAAAGGCGACTACCGATTCAATGAGAAGATGCTCCCCAGCGACTACTTCCACCGCAACTGCTTCGCCAGCTTTCAGCAGGACGCCATCGGCATCCGCCTGCGCGACCTCATCGGCGTCCAGTGCCTGCTCTGGGGCTCCGACTACCCGCACATCGAATCCACGTTTCCGCGCAGCAGGCAGATCCTCGGGGAGATCTTGGCCGGCTGCACGGACGAAGAGAAGCACGCCATCGTCTACGGCAACGCCAAGCGCATCTACGGCCTCTAGCGCTTACGACGCTAGCCTGGCGCGCAGCGCCGCCTCGAGCTCCTGCATCGGCACGCGCTCCTGCGTCATGGAGTCGCGGTCTCGGATCGTCACCTTCTGGTCGTTCAGCGAATCAAAGTCAACGGTGACGCAGTACGGTGTCCCGATCTCGTCCTGGCGGCGGTACCGCTTGCCGATGGACTGCGTCTCGTCGTAGTCCGTCGCCCAGTGCTGGCGCAGCTTCGCGGTGAGCGCCTCGGCAACGGAGGAAAGCTCCTGCTTCTTGGAAAGCGGAAGCACCGCGACCTTGTACGGCGCCAGCGCCCTGGGGATCCTGAGGACCACTCGCAGGTCGCTCTCCCCCTTCTCCGCGGTCGGCGCGGCCTCCTCTCGATAGGC harbors:
- a CDS encoding amidohydrolase; its protein translation is MYTGKLISSDDHIFEPRDLWTSRAPRAQWADMPHVVQEPDGDWWVWKGHKMLSFGPGTQPGRRFENRDHVKLVDREERLLPGGYDPQQRIKDMEIEQMEAGIMYTTVAIALYHFASSDELTALLRPYNDWLADFCAVSPKKLRGICLLNSDDVPSAVKEMERCKKLGHVGALIATWPDDAHRFFRPEYDALWGAAQDLQMPLHMHLGGNRPGAGNELQTLKILTPAFRTNFDYWVRMSLADMTYAGVFERFPKLMVGSVEQEMAWIPHFLERMDFAYTQRSPNKGDYRFNEKMLPSDYFHRNCFASFQQDAIGIRLRDLIGVQCLLWGSDYPHIESTFPRSRQILGEILAGCTDEEKHAIVYGNAKRIYGL